The following are encoded together in the Humulus lupulus chromosome 5, drHumLupu1.1, whole genome shotgun sequence genome:
- the LOC133778599 gene encoding uncharacterized protein LOC133778599, producing the protein MGDAFDDEVEQTVSIQEYLEDVEERELEADLVLGGDEGKECTYNNGYMKRQAIFSCLTCTPDGNAGVCTACSLSCHDGHEIVELWTKRNFRCDCGNSKFGEFFCKLFPNKDVENVENSYNHNFKGSYCTCGRPYPDPEAEEQVEMIQCCVCEDWFHEEHLGLQSSDEVPRDEEGEPLYEDFICGACSVVCSFIRLYPRAIWAVEKQPADIVSVSKDKNVVEDTESGCKSGEIENNTSPKKDCVLVPAKSESVPCGEGSQLGENSGKDIDSKPDMDASPHAICALGVDLLVTALELERKPMFLSKSWRDSLCRCEKCNDYCKQKGLVFLLDKEDSIAEYEKMGKQKREEKLQKQEGAELSLLDNLGHVEKMEILNGIADMKDEIRTFLESFDSSKPITSDDVHQVFENLAKKRRRV; encoded by the exons ATGGGTGATGCATTTGATGATGAAGTAGAGCAAACTGTTTCCATCCAAGAGTATCTCGAGGACGTTGAAGAACGAGAGCTG GAAGCAGATTTGGTTTTAGGAGGTGACGAAGGGAAGGAGTGTACTTATAATAATGGTTACATGAAGAGACAAGCAATTTTCTCATGCCTGACATGCACCCCAGATGGGAATGCTGGAGTTTGCACTGCTTGCAGTTTATCTTGCCATGATGGCCACGAG ATTGTTGAGCTATGGACAAAGAGAAACTTTAGGTGTGACTGTGGAAATTCAAAATTTGGAGAGTTCTTTTGCAAGCTTTTCCCAAATAAAGATGTAGAGAATGTTGAGAATTCTTACAATCATAATTTTAAAGGTTCATACTGTACATGTGGTCGCCCCTATCCTGATCCTGAGGCTGAAGAACAAGTTGAGATGATTCAGTGTTGTGTATGCGAAGACTGGTTCCATGAAGAGCATCTTGGTCTTCAATCTTCTGATGAG GTGCCTAGAGATGAGGAaggggaacctttgtatgaggaTTTTATATGTGGGGCATGCTCGGTTGTTTGTTCTTTTATAAGACTATATCCTCGAGCCATATGGGCAGTAGAGAAGCAGCCTGCTGATATTGTTAGTGTGAGCAAGGATAAAAATGTTGTGGAAGATACAGAATCTGGCTGTAAATCTGGAGAGATTGAAAATAACACATCTCCCAAAAAGGATTGTGTGCTGGTTCCTGCCAAATCTGAATCTGTTCCGTGTGGGGAGGGTTCGCAACTAGGAGAAAATTCTGGAAAGGACATAGATTCAAAGCCTGATATGGATGCTAGTCCACATGCAATTTGTGCTCTTGGTGTTGATCTGCTAGTTACTGCCCTTGAGTTAGAGAGGAAGCCAATGTTTCTTTCAAAAAGCTGGAGGGATTCCCTTTGCAGATGTGAAAAATGTAACGACTACTGCAAACAAAAGGGACTTGTTTTTCTTCTTGACAAGGAGGACTCTATTGCAGAGTATGAAAAAATGGGAAAGCAGAAGAGGGAGGAGAAGTTGCAGAAACAAGAGGGAGCTGAGTTAAGTCTACTTGATAACCTTGGTCATGTGGAAAAAATGGAAATTCTGAATGGCATTGCGGATATGAAGGATGAAATTCGCACTTTCCTG GAATCGTTTGATTCTTCGAAGCCGATTACTTCTGATGATGTCCACCAAGTGTTTGAGAATCTAGCAAAGAAGCGCAGGCGTGTATAG